GACGCGCCGTATGCAGGTGCGCTGCGGCTGTTCGTGCCGGAGCGCTGCAACCCGCTGATTCCGCAGCAGCGCGCGGCGCTCACCGAATACTGGACGGCGCAGGCGCTCGGCGGCATCACGTCCGTCGATATCCCCGGCGGTCATTTCGACTGCCTGAATGCCGCGTTCGTCGACACCCGCCTGAAGGAGGCGCAATGAAGGTCCATCCGCTGCCGGTCGTCGTGGCCGGCTCCCGCTTCGGCCAGTTCTACGCGGTAGGTCTCGCTGCGTCCAGCGCGTATCGTGTCGCGGGCATCCTGGGGCAGGGCAGTGCGCGCACCGCCGCGCTGGCCGTGCGTGTCGGCGCGCCCGTGTTCGACTCTCCCGAATCGCTACCCGAGGACGTGCGCGTTGCATGCGTCGCGGTCGGCGGCGCGGCGCGCGGCGCCGACGGGGCTGCGCTCGCGTGCCGGCTGCTCGAACGCGGGATCGACGTGGTGATCGAGCATCCGCTGCTGCCCGACGAATGGGATCGCGTGCTGCGCACCGCGTCGCGTCAAGGCCGCCGCTGCCTGCTCAACAGCTTCTATCCGAACCTGCCGGTCGTCTCGCGCTTCATCGCCGTCGCGCGACGGCTGCGCGAAACGAGTGCGCCGGTGCATGCGGACGTCGTGTGCTCGGTGCAGGCCAGTTTCGCGGCGCTCGACGTGCTCGCGGCCGCGCTGCAGGGCGTGGGCCCGTGGTCGGTCGAGCCGATCGGGCCGGCACTGTCGTCGATGCGCGAATGCGCGATGGTGCTTGCCGCAACGCCGGTGTCGCTGCGCGTGCACAACGAGATGGCGGCGGCCGACGACGGCCGGATGAGCCAGCTGTTCGGCATCACGCTGACGACGGACGCCGGCACGTGGACGCTCGCGTCGCCGCACGGCCCGCTGTGGTGGGCCCCCGCGCTGCGCGAACCGGAGATCGACGAGAACGGGCTGTTCCCGATCTTCGGCGACACGACAGGCAGCGACATGCCGAGCATCCAGATCTGCGACGACGCGCGCGACACGTGGGGCGCGATTCATGCGCGCAACTGGCCGCAAGCGGCCGTGCGCGCGGTCGACCGGCTCGTGTCGGGTGAAGGGTTGCAGGCGTGCAACCAGCGCACCATCGACGTGACGCGCGTCTGGCAGCAACTGACGATGCAGCTCGGTTTTCCGGAGCAGCCGCCGGGCGACGCAGGCGCGGCCACGCTCGGCATGCTGCTGGAGCGTGCCGCATGAAGGGGCCATTGCTTTCGATGTTGCGGCCGTTCGCGGTGCCGCTCGTGGCGGCGGTCGTGCTGCAGGCGCTGGCGGGTGTCGCATCGCTCGTGCCGTGGCTCGCGCTCGGCCGTGTCGCCGACGCGTGGCGCGCGACGGCGCAGCTCGACGCGACGGCGCGCGGCTGGCTCGTCGCGGCCGTGGTGGCCGGCGTGTGCTGGCTGGGCGGCCAGACGGTCGCGCTGCACCTGACGCACCGGGTCGACGCCGATCTCGCCGATCGCTTGCGCAGGCGCCTCGCCGATCATCTGCAACGCTTGCCGCTCGGCTGGTTCGCGCGTGCGGGCAGCGATCGCGTCGCGCGTCACGTCGACCAGGACGTGCGTGCGCTGCACCAGCTCGTCGCGCACGCGCCGGCCGATGTCACGCAGTTGATCGTCGTGCCGTGCGCGGCGCTCGCGTGCCTGCTTTACCTGAATCCCGTGCTGCTCACGTTCGCGCTGGTACCGCTCGTCGCGGGCGCCGCACTGTTTCGCTGGATGCGTTCGGCGCGGTTCGCGCCGGCCGTCACGTCGCGCAACGGCGCGCTTGAACAGTTGATGGGCGACTACGCGCAGCTCGCGCAGAACCCGGCGCTCGTGCGGCAGTACCCGGGCGCCGGTATCGAGGCGGCCGCGCTGGCGTCGACCGGGCGCTTCGAGCAGGCGTTTTCGGCGTGGGT
This window of the Burkholderia lata genome carries:
- a CDS encoding Gfo/Idh/MocA family oxidoreductase, with protein sequence MKVHPLPVVVAGSRFGQFYAVGLAASSAYRVAGILGQGSARTAALAVRVGAPVFDSPESLPEDVRVACVAVGGAARGADGAALACRLLERGIDVVIEHPLLPDEWDRVLRTASRQGRRCLLNSFYPNLPVVSRFIAVARRLRETSAPVHADVVCSVQASFAALDVLAAALQGVGPWSVEPIGPALSSMRECAMVLAATPVSLRVHNEMAAADDGRMSQLFGITLTTDAGTWTLASPHGPLWWAPALREPEIDENGLFPIFGDTTGSDMPSIQICDDARDTWGAIHARNWPQAAVRAVDRLVSGEGLQACNQRTIDVTRVWQQLTMQLGFPEQPPGDAGAATLGMLLERAA